A single genomic interval of Aegicerativicinus sediminis harbors:
- a CDS encoding single-stranded DNA-binding protein, which yields MKQITIIGNLGADADLVLENNSYRLQIKVAVTEKYENSQGATVEKTDWFMVFKNYKNEPKKLMHHLTKGARVFVQGKPSFTLNTHNDKQYLNLSISCQILQLLTFND from the coding sequence ATGAAACAAATCACTATAATTGGAAATTTAGGCGCAGATGCCGACTTAGTATTAGAGAACAATTCCTACAGGTTACAGATCAAAGTTGCCGTAACGGAGAAATACGAAAACTCCCAAGGGGCGACCGTTGAAAAAACCGACTGGTTCATGGTCTTTAAGAATTACAAAAATGAGCCTAAAAAACTCATGCATCACCTGACAAAGGGTGCTCGGGTATTCGTTCAGGGAAAACCAAGTTTTACGCTGAATACCCACAATGACAAACAGTACCTTAATTTGTCGATATCCTGCCAGATTCTCCAATTGTTAACCTTTAATGATTAA